From Deinococcus aestuarii, one genomic window encodes:
- a CDS encoding glycosyltransferase family 2 protein — translation MRSQIDRQIVLATYNGERFLEQQLESILSQMGERDELLVHDDGSTDGTQELLRRIAGRESMVRLLVHPPAGGPKENFAFLLGQTSARYVYCADQDDVWMPGKLDRFEQVIQFYESVYGVDTPLLVHSDLSLIDEAGSPISDSLWSYQAIDPRWGDHFNLIVTQNAVTGCAMMVNRALLKVALPIPYRAVMHDWWLAMVACAFGKVVWLPEVTVLYRQHRDNNVGAKRFAINPVKQSQYREQIRTSLLESTAQAGAFAQRYVDSSWVELARIYSELPNLSYPSRRYSLVRHKFFKSGLLKNLAWVLFV, via the coding sequence ATGAGATCACAGATTGACAGACAGATAGTCCTTGCTACCTACAATGGTGAACGGTTTTTGGAACAGCAACTCGAAAGTATTTTGTCTCAGATGGGTGAACGTGATGAGCTGCTGGTGCACGATGACGGGTCCACGGATGGAACCCAGGAGCTGCTCAGAAGGATCGCGGGACGGGAGAGCATGGTCCGCCTATTGGTCCATCCTCCTGCTGGAGGACCCAAGGAGAACTTCGCGTTCCTGCTGGGCCAGACCTCGGCACGTTATGTCTACTGTGCGGACCAGGACGACGTGTGGATGCCGGGTAAACTCGACCGGTTCGAACAGGTTATCCAATTCTATGAAAGCGTCTATGGTGTGGATACTCCTCTGCTTGTTCACAGTGATTTGAGTCTTATAGATGAGGCAGGCAGTCCCATATCTGATTCACTCTGGTCCTACCAGGCAATAGATCCACGCTGGGGAGACCATTTTAACTTGATCGTGACCCAGAACGCTGTGACTGGCTGCGCAATGATGGTTAATCGGGCGCTCTTGAAGGTAGCTCTGCCGATCCCCTATCGAGCCGTGATGCATGATTGGTGGCTGGCGATGGTTGCTTGTGCGTTCGGTAAGGTCGTCTGGCTTCCCGAGGTGACGGTATTGTATAGGCAGCACCGTGACAATAATGTAGGGGCCAAACGTTTTGCAATCAATCCGGTAAAACAGTCTCAGTACAGAGAACAGATCAGGACTTCTTTGCTGGAGAGTACGGCACAGGCAGGTGCCTTCGCCCAGCGTTATGTCGACAGTTCCTGGGTAGAATTGGCGAGAATCTACTCCGAGTTGCCGAATTTATCTTACCCTTCACGCCGTTATTCTCTCGTCAGGCACAAGTTTTTCAAGTCCGGTCTTCTGAAAAATCTTGCCTGGGTGCTTTTTGTATGA